CAGTACATGTTTTAGATGACCATATCATGTCATTCGGGCAGTCACTACATAGTATCATTCGTGTATAGTTACTTACTTAGTGACTCTTAATGAAGGTATAAGTTATTCCCacctaatattaaaaaatgcaTTGTCACGTGGTGCATCTTActtacaaatataattaaatacttacctgtttatatttattatattttacgtaAAACGTATGTGAAAGATCGATCGTTTCTTCAGGGGTccggtttttaaaataatatgacCATCGCTGTCCGTTTCTACTTGAGTTTAttcaataagtaaaaaaaatatatgtccgCGGTCCGGACCGCGGTCCCCCATTTGGTGACCCCTGCTCTAGTCGATCACCGGAAAAAAAATCAACTGTCTGAACATTTTCATTCTATTAGATACCAACTTATTTATTTTCGATAATAATAAGATCATTTTCATTTCTAACATGCCATACTTaccttaataattaattatgtaataaataatgaaatgaatGTTGTCATAGAGCTAAATTGAATACTGTACAGAGATATTGTAACATCAAAGCATCAAATATCTTAAATAAAAATGCAATCTGCCGagaaaatcaaatccaaaaagTTAATCTAATGGTGGTTTTCCACGTCTAAGAATATCAACGccacttagaaaaacaggatcatataaggagatttttcgccttctggtttagggaaccgccttaatggaACTCTAGCTTGCACATATGCAGTTATGCACAATGCATTAAGTGGCATGTCCGTCTTGAGCGAGCTCTTTATTACGCGACTATGCTCACCGTGGCGCCAGACATTCCAAAGATCTAAAGGAACTAAAGGAAGACGGAATAGACTAGAAGTGGGCTTGGATAAACGACAGCCGCATAGGACACGAATTTGAATCACATTCCTTTCAATacagtacaaatatttatttttgcacacatatttatttttgcagtATGGAAAATACATGAAGTCGAGGTTGCGTGCATACAGCGGTACTTATATATagaactaggcatagcctgtatcttgggcgaccagttaatgaattaaaaaactagattgaaaaaagtGTTGTCAAATGTTAAATTAAGTAGTTAACTTTTAACTTCAGCTGGCCAATGAAGTaacctacctatagtacctatTGTCGAAGTGACTATATTATAATTGATGTATCCAATAGAGggtgattttaaaactaaaataattccaTCCGATTCAAGTCTCCTACTGTTGTATATATAATTAGGTCTTCCTCGATCGTCATCAATATTCTCAAATATCCCGTGTCactttttgtgtaatttgatgTTTATTGTAACATTTACAaaatagtatttaaatttttgcgattaaaaaatcattttctcAAATTTTACTGTTAGACTAATCAAACAGGGAggtcgattctaatttaacaatttgttatggattTGAACTTGTTTTGATATGCCCTTaacgatcgtcttggtgataaGATAAGCGTGCATCTCACACACGACTTCCAATTCATTATGCAAGAAGTAAGAACCAATATCAGCGTGAAGCGTGAGCGATCTTGAAGGtcttatcaaaataagatcaaaattgtaacaagttgttaaatctgttCAAGTATAAAATTGGGTTCAAGTTTTTTCTTAagatacataggtacttatcttAATAAATTCATGAATAACAGCTCCACTCAATTCTATCAAAAGGATTGTCAATTGTGCCCAAGCCACATCCAGCCAACCATCGCGAATGTAATCATTTCAACCAGTTTCAATCTCTGCTTCATTAGCGCGGCGATTTGTGTAATTACTCGTCTAGCATACGGCCAGTGCCTTACAAGGAGCGAAGTGCAGCTTACGGAGCATTCTTGAAATGTATCTTGTATGATGAAGGCACCTACCTAGTGACATAGCTAGTATGTATTTCGTTAGTCTTTgttactgatgtgccgtcggaaagtttcctcaattgcgaaatttccatttgaaaatatttcggaaacttctcatatttttggaCAGTAATCAAAATTTCCAtgtccaaaatgaaagtttcctttgtttctTGAAGTTTCCCAGAAATTatccaactttttggaaacttaaaggttaatatattttccttttttattgtgggacgtaccacattattacaatctgcAATTGGTAacgccacagattatataatactataggtaacgcattggaccggcaatccaaggatgtgggttcgagtcccacgttgaccagagttgatcatcgttgattttttcattgtgattgacatctgtatatacaatttatagatttttggaaactttccgtaACTTAATTGCACATCTGTAGTCTTTGTCTATGTCGGCTACTAATAACATTCTATAAATAACGAAACGTCATTGGTATATTTATGaggtaggtataaatattatCACGAAACTTAAGAAATGCTGAAGCACCTAGTTTTAACCATTGTTGTAAGGCTTGTAGATATCGTATCGACACATCTGTTGTAATACTCGTACTCaaacattaaatataatgtGTATACGTTTGTTTAATGAATATCGTGTATTTGTTCCAGGATAAAAAGTGCAAAAACCCGTTAAATGCATTAGGAGACGAGTGGTGTCCGGGTCACAAGGAAAAAGCTCACGTGGAAACCATCGCTCGAGACGGCATGATGTTCAGCCCCGAGTACCTGGAACAGGTAGCTGAAATCAACTCGGCGAAGGTCACTCCTCTTAAGGTTAACGGATACCGCCCAGTGAAGGGGATTCAGCAAaaggtacatttttatttttatagaaaatctGAAAAAATAGGTATCTAGAAATGATGGGCAAAATAAGTTATATGATACATATACGCGTTTAATAAAAATGATGGCTACgttgtaccaatatttaaaaatcaatataaaaaatgctTCTCGGGCACAGTTTGTCAATTTTCAACCCATTATTTGGTTGGAAAactctttaaataaaaataataagaccCCATCAGTGTCTCACAACAGTATGTCCAAGCTATTCTCTTACAATTGTTGGTATAGTTGAGTTAGGTTAAGAACctgaaatacctacctaccttcaTGCTGGTATTGCCATTTGTGGTTGCACAATCTAAATCCTTAATTATTATACACGCACTTGTAcctaatgtaattttaattgtctTTCCCAagttagaaataataatactatttttTGTTCACAGCCGCGTTACAATGTTTTCAACACGACGCAACCGTCTGGAAAATCAAGcgtttttgtaaaattagaaATGATTAACAATAAACTACAAGTTATTACAACGGTGAAAGAAGGATTTTGCTCACAGAATTCGCCTAAGTTTGAGTATGTTTTTATCGAAGTGGGTATAGAGGGTGTTGAAGAGAAGGCTGTTCTGAAGTACGTGGTGCCGTGCGGCTGCGGGTGCTCGGAGGAGGTGGTGCCGGCGGACCAGGAATACTGCCACGGGTTTGGCAACTTGACCTGCGGCGCGTGCCAATGCAACGACGACAGGTGAGAGCTCGTCGTTTATTCATTCTTCAGCAAATTATGCTTTATGAGATTATTAGTGTACATTATTTTACTACATACTATAGTAGTAAAATAATGTACACTCAATCTCATAAAGCATAATTTGCATGACTCTTTATCAGTTAAATCCTTACGCTGCGCTGCCGCGAGgcaaatattattaagtttaactgaaagtattttttaacaGGAAAGGAAAGTTTTGTGAGAAGAAAAACTGCCAAGACCGCGGAGATGTATCAACGTCGTGCATTGGATCTTCAAACACCAAGGTAAGTCAGTCTTTCGACGTCTTCAGCTTGATaaatcaatatctttatcatcaTCAGAATCATCATTTAATGACTGTGGCATTTTTCATATACGATATGGTATTAGAAAATGCTTACCTTTTCTCGCCTAcgatacctaagtacctataggtaagtTAGCTTCAACAATGGGCGATGTTCATCCAAAGTGAAGAAGATGAAAATGATCGCACATACTTATTTATGCATTTTGAAACCGACACTAATTTGCAATGcttgcaatatttttaacaGGAGCAGTGCTCGGGAAACGGGGTTTGTGATGAATGCAACAAATGTCAGTGTTACGACGAACCCACAATACAAGGGTCACAATATTTCGACCCAGACAATGATTGCAAAGATCTCTGCACGACAATCAACTACTCTGAGTGCCACGTTGACTGCCTAATAAGTAATACAGAAGGACCTTGCGAAGCCTGTGGCGGCCATGATTTTATCGAGAGGTGGAATGGGACTCTGCTGGATCAGAGGGATGAATTTAATAGAAAGTTGTGGGTAAACTGTAGCGTGAATTCAGAGGGCAGAATACTAATATATTGGGCCATGAAGATTAACACATTCATCTACATGATGCGGAATGATCAGGCAGACTCTGGCGCACTCGTTAACACCGCTAGCGGAAACGGTAAGTTAATGAATCAACTATTTCTGGTCGATAGTCATCCTCAAAATCTTTATGGTGAAAGCATAACGCTAACAACCATTAAAAGACAGATAACTTagcctataaaataaaaagattatCTGGGTGCACAGGAGGTCTAAGCACTAAAGCACTGGTGTTTAACAatcctttatttatttgattttagcgTTTTATGAATATAGCAGATATATCGttgatacatataaatatattggaTTGCTAACGGCTCAAAAACTGGACGCAGTTCATAACTAATACATGACGCCgcatattaaatatgtatctaTAAGGAGTAGCTGAACTTAAAAATATGACTTGCATCTTTGTAATATTTGGTTTCTTAAAGCTATTGACTTTTAACTACATAAATATTCTGGTTATGGGCCCTtcaaaatactttaaatacttATATGCTTATGAAAGTGCGATATTACAACAAATCCAGCGTCATACTAATGTTAGTGACAGCTTCTGACACGCGGATGGCATAGAAAAATGGCCATGTCATGACACATGTGATGGCGTCATTGGTTAACAGGTCGGTACTTTTCTGATTGTATTGTAACGACTCTGAGCTCtaaaatttagtaaaatatgCTATAAATGGGAAGCCGAATAAACTATAAGTAGCCGTTCTATTCCACGATAATTATGTTAATGTCATCGTAGATACAGCTGCGTTTCGTCATAACTATGAAGAAGCTAAGCAAACAATTTAAACCAATGGCGTCTGCGTCCTAAAACAATAATCATTAATCAACCGTTTGACGAAAAATATCATCCCAACTTATTTCTAAACAAGTCAATATTTGATCATAACCTCCAACATAAGCATAGATATCACTACCGCTTGAGATCAGAGTGCCGAACTCGAGACGGTTCCGTGAAATATAACCAAACTAAATTAAACCCCTAGCCAACCAATACGTTGGCGTCGTGGCCCGGTTGGTAACCAACTAACCAGTCTCGATCTGCCAGGTGTCGAGGGTTTTTAGTTAGCATTTGTAGGCTGTAGGcccattttttgataaataacaGAGCAAAACATCTGCCTACCGCTGTAGCAATTAAAATAGGATAAAAACAATCGTTAATTTTTTAGGCGTCCCAAATGAAGGTACCAAATTGGCAGAGTTAGTCACGTTTCTGGCTAAATACATTGATAGACCTAGGTATTCTTGCTAGGTATTTCTGTCCCCATTACCAATTTACAATACAGCGTATAAAAcatttgatatattttcagTGACGATCCCAGTGGTGATCGGCGTAATAGCTGCGATAGCGGCAGCAGTAGCCGCCGCGGTCGGCTACGTCATGTGGAAGGGCCAGGGGGCGCTGCCCGCGGCCGGCTCGAACTACGCCAACATCGAGCCCGAAGACAGTGTTGGAGTCAACCCCCTGTACAAGCCCCCGACGTCGTCCTTCAAGAACCCCATGTATGCTGCGAAGTCTTAATGGTGAGTTTTTTTACTGATATAACTTGGCCTTTCTTCTACCGTTAGGGTCCATAGGTATTAAAATTGGACTCAGTTATGGACGGCCAGCTGAAACCTTTCGCTGACATCCTGGCACACAAGCTATAAGATGTGATgacgtacaatacaatactctttattgcatacCTCACACACTTTACAATACAAGTACGGAAACAAATAAAGACAATTGAatagaggtaacaacaggcggtcttatcctATTATTTAGGTACAAGGAAATATTCAGGGGTTGCTTTGATCTGTGAAGTCCCTTTACTAGTATTTATAATTCAAGAGCAGCACTTGTGCTCGGCTAACGAGTGCCCCGTGACTGCCATCACTGATGGCCCATCAGTGTCATCCATGTCGCGTCAATCAGTCAATCCCTGGTCCTACCTTTTATAACATAATTCAAACAGACAGTAAAACACCGTTCCCTAACAATTTTTACGACTATCAATTAACTATGACTGTCTCCACTCTACAAGGAAAATATTCTTTCAAACATGAATAAAGATACATTGAAACTTTACGACTGCCGGTGAATGGCCTGTGTACATGTACACAGGGATATCTTTTATCAAACGAACGAATTATTGTGAGCGATATCGCAGTGTGGCCTTGCCGTTTCATGAACTATGCTGTACAAACCCTACACTAGATTCTTGCATTATGAAAGATCTTATTATAGTGTTGCCACTAATTGGGagatatttaattataacaataaCTTGACTTTTCTGCACAGAGGACTTCGGAGAAACAAGAAAGTAAAAATGGTGTCATGTTTTTACTATGTTGGCGTTTTTTGAGAATGTCTGCACAATTATGAAAATTGTGTACACAGATACTAGTTTTCTGTACGATTTATCCAAACCAAGCAATATTATTAATACCATTAAGCAGTATAAGCAATTGCTTCAGTACTACTAATCATACTATACGTACACGTAGTAGGTAGAAACATGCCACTCTACTATTCATAATAGTTGATTATTACTTATTGATTCAAGTgataattcaaaatttaaatagaATACTGGCTGCCCACGCCTACAGGAAGTCAATCTGTCATTCTGCATTTGTATCATTCAGTATCATCTTATGCCGCCCAAAGGCAATAATGGTTCAAAGGCCTTTTGTATTAGAACAAGTATTGGCGTGAACACTGAACAGCAATGATAGTGATGCGATGGGTATTTTCGTCACGCAAACCCGAGTGCTAACAGATATATACCTTTCGCTTGACAATGAAATATTGAGTTACGAATTAACCTCTACATAACATATGACTAAACGGTATGTCAAGCTTTTCGATAGTGCCAGTTCTGTTTAGGTTCTGTTGGGAGCTTAGAGGATATAatcaaacggagtagccatta
This DNA window, taken from Cydia strobilella chromosome 4, ilCydStro3.1, whole genome shotgun sequence, encodes the following:
- the LOC134740985 gene encoding integrin beta-1-like, coding for MTIKMSLRCFLVLVFMIHFGCALECHNVFSVEKTTCDECIRCGGIWCSDPKEDKKCKNPLNALGDEWCPGHKEKAHVETIARDGMMFSPEYLEQVAEINSAKVTPLKVNGYRPVKGIQQKPRYNVFNTTQPSGKSSVFVKLEMINNKLQVITTVKEGFCSQNSPKFEYVFIEVGIEGVEEKAVLKYVVPCGCGCSEEVVPADQEYCHGFGNLTCGACQCNDDRKGKFCEKKNCQDRGDVSTSCIGSSNTKEQCSGNGVCDECNKCQCYDEPTIQGSQYFDPDNDCKDLCTTINYSECHVDCLISNTEGPCEACGGHDFIERWNGTLLDQRDEFNRKLWVNCSVNSEGRILIYWAMKINTFIYMMRNDQADSGALVNTASGNVTIPVVIGVIAAIAAAVAAAVGYVMWKGQGALPAAGSNYANIEPEDSVGVNPLYKPPTSSFKNPMYAAKS